Proteins from a genomic interval of Dunckerocampus dactyliophorus isolate RoL2022-P2 chromosome 5, RoL_Ddac_1.1, whole genome shotgun sequence:
- the rcn2 gene encoding reticulocalbin-2 isoform X3: MAPPAVMAVLLLVLQFWGALSSLHEDRLEHHLDSEHDMDVLLGEKDSEELKKLSPEEQRKKMMDIVKKIDTNADNKLSAEEITLWIQHVYRKYALDDAEERFPEFDANRDGVVTWEEYNLAELFSFDESTVVDDAEQESLRHERRRFDFADVDGTPGLNVTEFLAFTHPSEVDHMADFAIEDVLSEYDTDQDGLISLKEFIGDLRRDEDAPSQWEVEETVRFKDLYDQDKDGKLNREEQLRWIAPNSYGSAREEALYLIKEMDRDEDGQISEAEVLKNQETFMNSEVTDYGRHLHSSHDEL; encoded by the exons ATGGCGCCCCCTGCTGTAATGGCGGTGTTATTGTTGGTCCTCCAGTTTTGGGGGGCACTGAGCTCTCTTCATGAAGACCGTTTGGAGCACCACCTTGACTCTGAGCATGATATGGACGTCCTGCTGGGGGAGAAG GACAGTGAAGAATTAAAGAAACTAAGCCCAGAGGAACAGAGGAAAAAGATGATGGACATTGTCAAAAAGATTGACACAAATGCTGACAACAAGTTAAGTGCAG AAGAGATCACACTATGGATTCAGCATGTCTACAGAAAATATGCGCTGGATGACGCAGAGGAGCGCTTCCCCGAATTTGACGCTAACCGAGACGGTGTAGTAACATGGGAGGAGTACAACCTGGCCGAGCTATTTAGTTTTGATGAAAGCACCGTTGTGGATGATGCAGAGCAAGAGTCTCTCAGACAT GAGAGGAGGCGTTTCGATTTTGCTGATGTGGACGGCACGCCCGGCCTCAATGTGACTGAGTTTTTGGCCTTCACCCACCCCTCTGAAGTGGATCACATGGCG GACTTTGCCATTGAGGATGTGTTGAGTGAATATGACACAGATCAAGATGGACTGATCAGTTTGAAGGAATTCATTGGCGATCTTCGACGGGACG AGGACGCACCTTCACAGTGGGAGGTCGAGGAGACAGTGCGCTTCAAGGACCTCTACGATCAAGACAAGGACGGCAAGTTGAATCGAGAGGAGCAACTCCGCTGGATTGCGCCAAACAGCTACGGTTCTGCTCGGGAAGAA GCTCTTTACCTCATCAAGGAAATGGACCGGGATGAAGACGGGCAGATCTCGGAGGCGGAAGTTTTGAAAAACCAAGAGACCTTCATGAACAGTGAAGTGACAGACTACGGCAGACACCTGCACTCGTCACATGATGAATTATAA
- the rcn2 gene encoding reticulocalbin-2 isoform X2 translates to MAPPAVMAVLLLVLQFWGALSSLHEDRLEHHLDSEHDMDVLLGEKDSEELKKLSPEEQRKKMMDIVKKIDTNADNKLSAEITLWIQHVYRKYALDDAEERFPEFDANRDGVVTWEEYNLAELFSFDESTVVDDAEQESLRHLHLKERRRFDFADVDGTPGLNVTEFLAFTHPSEVDHMADFAIEDVLSEYDTDQDGLISLKEFIGDLRRDEDAPSQWEVEETVRFKDLYDQDKDGKLNREEQLRWIAPNSYGSAREEALYLIKEMDRDEDGQISEAEVLKNQETFMNSEVTDYGRHLHSSHDEL, encoded by the exons ATGGCGCCCCCTGCTGTAATGGCGGTGTTATTGTTGGTCCTCCAGTTTTGGGGGGCACTGAGCTCTCTTCATGAAGACCGTTTGGAGCACCACCTTGACTCTGAGCATGATATGGACGTCCTGCTGGGGGAGAAG GACAGTGAAGAATTAAAGAAACTAAGCCCAGAGGAACAGAGGAAAAAGATGATGGACATTGTCAAAAAGATTGACACAAATGCTGACAACAAGTTAAGTGCAG AGATCACACTATGGATTCAGCATGTCTACAGAAAATATGCGCTGGATGACGCAGAGGAGCGCTTCCCCGAATTTGACGCTAACCGAGACGGTGTAGTAACATGGGAGGAGTACAACCTGGCCGAGCTATTTAGTTTTGATGAAAGCACCGTTGTGGATGATGCAGAGCAAGAGTCTCTCAGACAT CTCCACCTGAAGGAGAGGAGGCGTTTCGATTTTGCTGATGTGGACGGCACGCCCGGCCTCAATGTGACTGAGTTTTTGGCCTTCACCCACCCCTCTGAAGTGGATCACATGGCG GACTTTGCCATTGAGGATGTGTTGAGTGAATATGACACAGATCAAGATGGACTGATCAGTTTGAAGGAATTCATTGGCGATCTTCGACGGGACG AGGACGCACCTTCACAGTGGGAGGTCGAGGAGACAGTGCGCTTCAAGGACCTCTACGATCAAGACAAGGACGGCAAGTTGAATCGAGAGGAGCAACTCCGCTGGATTGCGCCAAACAGCTACGGTTCTGCTCGGGAAGAA GCTCTTTACCTCATCAAGGAAATGGACCGGGATGAAGACGGGCAGATCTCGGAGGCGGAAGTTTTGAAAAACCAAGAGACCTTCATGAACAGTGAAGTGACAGACTACGGCAGACACCTGCACTCGTCACATGATGAATTATAA
- the rcn2 gene encoding reticulocalbin-2 isoform X1, which translates to MAPPAVMAVLLLVLQFWGALSSLHEDRLEHHLDSEHDMDVLLGEKDSEELKKLSPEEQRKKMMDIVKKIDTNADNKLSAEEITLWIQHVYRKYALDDAEERFPEFDANRDGVVTWEEYNLAELFSFDESTVVDDAEQESLRHLHLKERRRFDFADVDGTPGLNVTEFLAFTHPSEVDHMADFAIEDVLSEYDTDQDGLISLKEFIGDLRRDEDAPSQWEVEETVRFKDLYDQDKDGKLNREEQLRWIAPNSYGSAREEALYLIKEMDRDEDGQISEAEVLKNQETFMNSEVTDYGRHLHSSHDEL; encoded by the exons ATGGCGCCCCCTGCTGTAATGGCGGTGTTATTGTTGGTCCTCCAGTTTTGGGGGGCACTGAGCTCTCTTCATGAAGACCGTTTGGAGCACCACCTTGACTCTGAGCATGATATGGACGTCCTGCTGGGGGAGAAG GACAGTGAAGAATTAAAGAAACTAAGCCCAGAGGAACAGAGGAAAAAGATGATGGACATTGTCAAAAAGATTGACACAAATGCTGACAACAAGTTAAGTGCAG AAGAGATCACACTATGGATTCAGCATGTCTACAGAAAATATGCGCTGGATGACGCAGAGGAGCGCTTCCCCGAATTTGACGCTAACCGAGACGGTGTAGTAACATGGGAGGAGTACAACCTGGCCGAGCTATTTAGTTTTGATGAAAGCACCGTTGTGGATGATGCAGAGCAAGAGTCTCTCAGACAT CTCCACCTGAAGGAGAGGAGGCGTTTCGATTTTGCTGATGTGGACGGCACGCCCGGCCTCAATGTGACTGAGTTTTTGGCCTTCACCCACCCCTCTGAAGTGGATCACATGGCG GACTTTGCCATTGAGGATGTGTTGAGTGAATATGACACAGATCAAGATGGACTGATCAGTTTGAAGGAATTCATTGGCGATCTTCGACGGGACG AGGACGCACCTTCACAGTGGGAGGTCGAGGAGACAGTGCGCTTCAAGGACCTCTACGATCAAGACAAGGACGGCAAGTTGAATCGAGAGGAGCAACTCCGCTGGATTGCGCCAAACAGCTACGGTTCTGCTCGGGAAGAA GCTCTTTACCTCATCAAGGAAATGGACCGGGATGAAGACGGGCAGATCTCGGAGGCGGAAGTTTTGAAAAACCAAGAGACCTTCATGAACAGTGAAGTGACAGACTACGGCAGACACCTGCACTCGTCACATGATGAATTATAA